Genomic DNA from Telopea speciosissima isolate NSW1024214 ecotype Mountain lineage chromosome 2, Tspe_v1, whole genome shotgun sequence:
TTCTATGTCATGTATACTTGAGTCATTCTCGAACTCATCTACCTTTGTCTTGAGAGCATCAATCTCCTTCTGACAATCAGAATATTCAGCTAGGATATTGGACTCCTCTTCCAATTTAGTCttcagagatagattttctgATTCAAGCTTTGTGCATTCTGTAATTTTCTGTGATAACTCCTCTTCAAGATCTTCTAAAATCTTTTTTGATTCATCTGCTTGCTTTTTCAACTGAAGAACTAATTGTTCTTGTTCCTTAAGATTTTGTAAAACTTGTTtaaccttctttctttctttcttgagcTCTTTGAGAGCAGATCTCAACTCAGCTTCAAAATccacctctccttcttcttcatcttctgaggTTGTACTTGTTCTAAGTGAATcatcctctttttcttgaaacACCATAAAAATGGCATGATAATCTACATCATCATCTtcactgtcttcttcttcactttcaggttgttcttttatttttaattttttcattgCCTTAAATGCTGCCTCTTTGTCAACTGACTTTCCTTTGCCTTTTCTCATCTCATAAGCTGTAAAGATCCCATATAGCTCATCTAAGCTAACTACTTCCAGATCCTTAGCTTCCTCAACAGCTGAAACCTTGGAGTCAAATCTGTCTGGTAGAGATCTAAGAATTTTCTTCACAACAACAGAGTCAGTTAGACTCTCTCCCAGTCCTCTGATGGAGTTTACAACCCCATTGACTCTAAGCATATAATCTTCAATGTTTTCTCCATTCAACATCTTCAATCCTTCAAACTGAGCTCTATAAACTTGGAGCTTAGCTTCTTTGATTTTTGCATCTCCTTCGTGGATGCTTTTTAGCTTATCCCAGAGTTGTTTGGCAGATTTGCATTCCATCACTTTTACAAACTCACTGTCAATAAGAGCACCTTTGATTGCATGCATGGCTCTACTGttgttttcatatttcttcttctcttggttgtCTGTAGGTGCAACACCAATCACGGTGTATTCATTCAACACTGAAGCCCAAACATCATATCCAAGAGACCCCAGATAGGTCTCCATTCTGTTCTTCCAAAAAGCATAATTTGTTCCATCAAAGTGTGGTGCCTTTCCTGAAAACCCTTCTCCTGAAGCCATACTGACCCTGAATCACTCAGCTACCTCTGAAACTGTCACTGAATcccaagctctgataccaattgttgaacagtgatggccattgaggacaaaatttatatttatttacaaataaacccctgagACACAAATTGAATCTGTGATGCTGGCCGAGAGCAAGACTTGACatccaaaattttcagatttgctTCTATTCTGCGCACCCATACGAGAAAATTCATAACTCCCTCATCTGACGTCGGATTGACGAACCGTTTGAACCGATGGAATGAAGACTCGACGAACTAACTTTTTCTAGTTCAAACCTCTTCCAAATTCTGATGCGAGGTCTACTAAAAATTCACTGAAAGTACCACAGCAGCAGTGACCTGTGAATTATGAACCCATAAGCCTCCAAACACTTTGTATCACTGCTACCCATATTTGCAATGCTCTGAACTGTTACCAACAACATTTCCTGAGCCACTGGACACTGCCATAGCCTCAAGACTGCCCAACTCATCATTGCTCtgcacttggttgccaacaatgacaacccatATGCAACAATACGTAGAAGTGTAGAACAATGTTTAGTGAAAAAAACACCATTAACCTTAAACCTTGAacattaaggctgtgtttggttggcaagagatggatagaaaagaaaagaaatcacaagaaaattttatttctttgatgtttggttgaaattgaaaagaaaagaaaaaaaaaacagaaaagaagagagaaggggtgTTTGTGAGGTGGTTTATGTGGTGCTGATAGCCTGATACGTTCTCCCAAGCATGGTAGGTTGGAAATGGGGCTTGAGCACTTGAACTCTTTTCACATTGGTTACCAGACATGGGAAGCTTATGGATATCGTAGGAGCAAAAGAGCAATTTTGAAAGCTTTTTAGGTCTCTGGGCATTTGGGAcctctctcattctcttcttcttcaccttctatATCAGACCACTAATGGTTGATGATGTAACAAAACCCAATTTCACCCCTTTTAAGCCAAGCATCTTTGTGATTTTTGGAGTCTTAACGACCCTTTTCTCTACCACGTTTCTTCTTTTGTATGTGAAACACTGCAAGACAAACAATGGAGTTGGAGGTTACGCAGGTAATCACTACCCAAGAGTGATGCTACGGCGAGGAAGAACTCAGGGATCAATTAGGCGGCCAGTGTCATTGAGTCGCTACTGGTTTTCCAGTGTGATCAATTGTGCCGCAGAgggaaaaaatgaaatttgCAGATGCACTCTCCACTGGAGCAGCAAGAAAAgcagaaaagagaaagagggaaagagacaaCAGTGCACAATCACACTATTATGCCTTCGTCTAACACAAGGCTCCCACAGCTCTGCAGATACTGCACAAACCCACCTGCTTCCCTGGCGGCTATACTTCCACTACCGGCAAACCTGGCTGTGACTTTCGCCCTCTAACTCTATTACCATTTGAGCCATTTGTGTGCACACGACCATgatcccttctctttctctctccctttcaggatttttcttgtaaaaatccatttttttttcctaccaTTCTGGTGAGACTTCTTTATTTACGGCATTAGAAATTTACATAGTTTTCGAGGTAAATCTAAATTTCAAAAAACTGAATCTTTTGTCCGTCAGTGGACAACCAAACGAGTAGAAAATTTTTGAGAAAAGAACTCTGTACCGAATCttctgttttctcttttcttttctgttgatGTCGCgacaaccaaacacaacctaaattcCCATCAGAAAACATAGAagcttaggttgtgtttggtatgcattctaggtcgatttcacattttCGGACGATAAAATAAAATCGTCCGAGAATGCAGCCTTAAATTGTAGGTGAAAAACACCATTTTCCATTGTTTCAACAATCAAAAACTGtttcatcaaaaataaaaaataaaaaacaattcgAAACCGTTGTCAGTAACAGTATAGAAACAAGCCCTCGCTAAAAGTTAACAATTAAACCTTAAAATGTGAAttttacacccccccccccaaaaaaaaaacccttaaaatgTGAAGCTACTAAATTCTATCATGATCCTAATTGATGGATGAAACCTTGTGTGATTCAGATTAAAAGAACAAGTCTTGGTCACCATAGAACCTTAGGTTGAAACCTTTGAAACCATTGGGAAAGATTGTTGCAAAACACAACAGGCAAGAGGATGTGGTGACAGATCCTTGTCAAATGAATTGAAGTTGCAAGTAGCTATTGATTGGTAGAGAGATCTTTTaggtgcctaatggggcccactctagtaTACGGAcactagattgggccaacctagtatgggatagattaaagggtttgatttaacgcgctccatcagctctggagcttttgacatatcggtcaagtacctcaACATTTGATACCAAAGCTAGCCACCACGTCACTGGTTCGAGTCACGAAAAGAGCTACCTAAGAGAAGGGCTACCTAAAGTAGAATGAAAGCcatcaagaaagggctacctaccacCAGACAAAAACCCTAAAGCAGAGTAAAACCGCTTGGAAAGGACTACCGACTGCCAGAGTGAGAACCACCGAAGACAACGACTATGGAAGTGTGGTGGTCagttatgtgtctaatggggcccactctaaTTTATGGACGCTAGATTAGGCCAATTGCCAACCtaatatgggataggttaaagtgTTTGATTTAATACGTTACATCAGCTTTAAAGCTTTTGATGTAtcagtcaagtacctaacatttcaGGGCAGCAGGAAAGACACATTTTTCTAATAGAAATCACCAGACCATATCCATGAACTAAAGgcaaatttcaatttttaaaaggaGTTGAAGTGTCCTATGATTCAATTCTTATGATTTTGGAAATTGGATGCTAGTTAGGGGTGTTCGAAATGTTCACCAACTTTATCCATGTCAATCGATTCAACTACAACTTATCCAATTCTTGGCAGTTTGGGTGTCTTGGACTCCAAAAATCCAAACAAAGCCTTAGACATGAAGGATAACAAAAAGAGCTATTTTACTTCTATTTGACTATACCTCATCCTCCAGCCATGTATAAGGACATTAACATCTTCTCATTAAgtattgaaattgttttgataTGCAACATTCTTTACCAAAGAAGACAAGAAAACAACATGCAGTGAAGTTGCATACGAAAAATTGAGGACTGCTTCTATATACTTTTCTACATTAAGGAGATGAACAATCTCTCtcgaagaaaagagaaaagaaaaaaacaatattACGGTTTTCTAAATcccaagagaagaaaagaggactGTGTCTCATATAATAAATTCCACAAATGAGTGAGAAACTAACTTTCAAATGCTATAAAATAGTAGTTGCAAAGAATGGTAAGGAGAAAAATACAAGCACCCGCCCCATACTTTCATCACGATTAATCTTTGTCAACAGGCGTCGTCTCCAGGACCtgccctttctctctctcccctaggTCCAAATTTTGATCCTCTTAAGAGCCACAGCAAGCTGATCTTTGAGGAGCTTGAGCACCACCAGCTGCTTGGTCTGGTTGGTTAATTCTAATTGTCTGAGGCTGCAGACACCAAAACAATAAAGATCAGATCAATCAAAGACTTTCTTTGAAATAAATAGAGGAATTGGAAATGGTATACTAGTAGTCCTCTTTCAACACTCCCTGGATGACACCACCAAATATTTCTAACctcaaaagggaaaagagacGGAACAAATAATGCATATTATCTTTCAAAATAATGACTACTTTATACCTCCGCCCTGGAGTCAGTTTCTGCAAGCCTTGTCTTTATATCTCTTgcaattgaaaagaaaaccTGCTCAACGTTCAAATTTGTCTTTGCACTCTGCAATTGGCAAGTGTCTTTCAGGATATAGAGAGGAATGAAATAAGTAGAAAATAATACAGAATTTCCCATCTGAGAGTTAATGGCAGTAACAAATTCTACTTACAGTCTCAAAGAACTTGATACCGTACTCATCAGCAAGTGCTTGACCCTTTGAGGTAGGAACAgcctggaaaagaaaataaggaatgGTCATCCcacaagaaaaagggaaaaagcaaaaaagaaaaagaatcagaGAGCAGGGAGCAGAGAGCCCATGAATATCACCCAATCATTCTCAACTCTTAGGGTCCCAGAAACCTCGATAATGCAACTCAAAACAAACTACTTCCCAACCAATGAGCTTAAGATCATAGTGAACTATTGTAGTAAAAATGTAAATTAACTCAACTACAAAGGAGAAGCAAAGCAGAACTTACCCTTTTGCTTTCATCCATGTCAGCCTTGTTCCCCACCAGTATCTTGTTAACATTGTCAGACGCATGCTGTTCAATGTTGCGGATCCAGTTCCTAATGTCTGTGTACATGACAATGAACCACTTAACAAAAACCAATGGAAACAGGGAAAAAATTGACACACTATAATAACACCATAAGAGGCAGGCAGAGCTCCCCCTGCCACCTGCAGCATGGCAAACAACTTAAGTGGCTGATGGAAAGGAAATCCTAAAGTAGTCTTTAAGAGCCATATGGTAGCTGGCTCACTCTCCCTCAGGTGAGTAGAGTATAAGAAACTTGCGGTTTCTGAAAAGTGAATCTAGCAATCCAAACTTTAATTAGTAACGACTGAAGGAAAAGTAAGCACTTACTGTTAAATGATGACTCATCAGTAACATCATACACCAGCAGAATACCCATCGCTCCACGGTAGTAAGCTGCAGAAGAAAAATACTATTTTAAGCAACACTCTTAACCATGTAAAGATGATTTTGGGGCTTGCAAAAATAAAGTGGACTAAATTATTATAAGGGCTATCTATGAGGGCATTTAAAGTTGATACATCACATGCGTCACCAAAATAGCAGTACCAAAGGGTAGGaacaaactacccacaaacccAAGGAAATCTAATCAAGTCAGTAACAGAGTGATCCTATCGATCTAACCAGTACAATTAATTTCACAGTTCATCAAATTCCAGTAAATTAATATGATGCATGGCATAAGCATTAGATTGGCATTTTGCCTCCAAGATCATCGATTTTGACATGGTTCCAATCTTTTCCATTTAGTCATCCAAACACAGGATATACATCGTCTACATAGCTTCCAGACCTGACAATATCCTGAAAAAATAAGGGCAATTTATATGAGATAAAGCATCAACCTGTTGTGATAGTTCGGAACCGCTCCTGACCAGCCGTGTCCCAGATCTGCAGTTTGATCCTTTTGCCATCGAGCTCAATTGTTCGGATCTTGAAATCAATGCTGCAGAAAAAATCATTTCCTTGACAGGTGATTAGTAAAtcaaacaagaaagaagaattaTTTAATGCATGATGACGAAAATGATTAAAAGCACACACCCAATGGTAGTGATAAAGCTGGTGGTAAATGAACCATCTGAGAAGCGCAGAAGAAGGCAACTCTTGCCCACACCTGCAAAGGAATTTGATAAGGAAAGACTAAAATCAGAATATTCAATTGAAATCTGACCTGATTTCCATTTTACAAGGATTGAAATTCATAAAAAAGATTCCCAGAACAGCCCATCCATTCACACAATGGCATTCA
This window encodes:
- the LOC122652781 gene encoding ras-related protein RABE1c, with amino-acid sequence MAAPPARARADYDYLIKLLLIGDSGVGKSCLLLRFSDGSFTTSFITTIGIDFKIRTIELDGKRIKLQIWDTAGQERFRTITTAYYRGAMGILLVYDVTDESSFNNIRNWIRNIEQHASDNVNKILVGNKADMDESKRAVPTSKGQALADEYGIKFFETSAKTNLNVEQVFFSIARDIKTRLAETDSRAEPQTIRINQPDQAAGGAQAPQRSACCGS